GGAATTGTTCACATGGGTACACATTCATGTTTTTCTGTGGGGTTTCCTTAAAACACATCCTGCTGTCAGTTTTGAATATTTTTTGGAAATAATTTTACAGGAGCATTAGATGGTTAAAGAAATAAACAGTAAGAATGATTTTGACAGTATTCTAAAACAAGACAAATTTTTTCTTTTGCTTTTTTATACAAACGACTCGGGAAAAAGTATTAAAGCAAAAGAATCTCTGAACGTTATGGCGGAAAAAGAAAAAGATATCAATATTTATGCAGTGGATGCACGTAAAGTCAATAATATTCATCCCGATTACGGAATTAAAACAGTACCTACAGTATTGGTATTTAAGAACGGTATCAGCAAAAAACAAGTGCAGGGAGTATTAAGCCCCGAACATTATGAAAGGCTGCTGATGGATGCACCGTCAACTGATAAAAAAGACGGCAGCCCTGGCCATAGTGTTGTTGTTTATACAACACCGTCATGTCCGTGGTGCAACCGCGTAAAATCCTATCTGAGGCAGAATAGAA
This window of the bacterium genome carries:
- a CDS encoding thioredoxin family protein: MVKEINSKNDFDSILKQDKFFLLLFYTNDSGKSIKAKESLNVMAEKEKDINIYAVDARKVNNIHPDYGIKTVPTVLVFKNGISKKQVQGVLSPEHYERLLMDAPSTDKKDGSPGHSVVVYTTPSCPWCNRVKSYLRQNRIRFREVDVARNQNAAEELVRRSGQTGVPQVDIDGHLIVGFDQTRIDDLLGLRKSA